The sequence below is a genomic window from Proteus vulgaris.
TTGATGATCACTTGTTTAGCGGATGCGAGTTGTTCTGTTGAGAAAGCGCGTGAGCAATTACTTAACACAGTTGCAAAACAACAAAATCCTGAACCATCAAATAAAGGTAATGCGCATATTTACGCAGGAAACGGCAATATCGTCGGTGACAGTGTGCGTGCCTCTGTGATGGCGCGTGCGGGTTATCAGGATTATGAAAAAGATAACGCCTTTAATAGCATGACATTGCGTGAATTAGCGCGCGCATCACTGACAGAACGTGGTGTTGGTGTGGCTACGTATAATCCGATGCAAATGATTGGTATGGCCTTTACGCATAGCACCTCTGATTTCGGTAATATCCTGCTGGATGTCGCGAATAAAGCGATTTTGCTCGGCTGGGAAGAAAACGAAGAAACCTTTGAAAAATGGACGAAAAAAGGACAGCTCAGTGACTTTAAAACTGCACATCGTGTTGGGTTGGGGGCATTCCCTTCATTACGTCAAGTGCGTGAAGGTGCTGAGTATAAGTACGTTACGCTCGATGATAAAGGCGAAACCATCGCGCTGGCGACCTACGGTGAGTTATTTAGTATTACTCGTCAAGCCATTATCAATGATGATATGAACATGCTGACGGATGTGCCCATGAAGTTCGGTCGTGCAGCTAAAGCGACAGTCGGCGATTTGGTGTATGCGGTGCTTATCGACAATGAAAAAATGAGCGATAAAAAAGCACTATTTAGTGCCGATCATAAAAACATGATCACCGGCGGGATGGATGTGGAAACCATCAGTGCAGGTCGTACTGCTATGCGTCAACAAAAAGAAGGCGAACGTTCATTAAATATTCGTCCCGCGTTTATGTTGGTACCGACCACACTGGAAACACAAGCTACCCAAGTGGTTAAATCAGGCAGTGTGAAAGGCGCTGATGTTAATGCCAATATTATTAACCCAGTGCGTGATTTAGCGGAAATTATTGCTGAACCTCGTTTAGATGATGCGAGCGAGAAAGATTGGTATATGGCCTCACGTCAAGGTAGCGACACCATTGAGGTGGCGTACTTAAACGGAATCGATGTGCCGTATATTGACCAACTTGAAGGTTTTACCTCAGACGGTGTTACCACAAAAGTGCGTATTGATGCGGGTGTAGCGCCAGTTGATTATCGCGGTCTGCTGAAAGTAACTGGTAAGTAAGACGTCTTTTTTCTTCGTTTTATCCTGATGCCCTGATGGGCTTTTTTTATATCTAAAATCCGGTGCTTCGGCATCGGAAGGAGTTTTTATGGCTAAAAATTATGTACAACAGGGTGGCACAATTGCCGTGATTAACAGCACAAAAGAGATCATTAAAAGTGGTCAACTGGTACACGTTGGCACTATTGCTTGTGTTGCGATCACGGATATTCACCCTAGTGAGAAAGGTGATGGTTTCTCAGAAGGTGTTTTCTTACTGAACAAGAAGGCGGGAATTGCCTTAAAAGCCGGCACTACGGCGTCCGTTAAAGACAATATCGTGGTGGATACAGGTGGCACACCTGCTGGTGTGGTTTGGGATGATGCGGATGCATCGAGTGAAAATGTTACGGTTAAACTCAATGTGTTCGCACCAGCGGGTACGCCATAAGGTAGGAAACGATGAATTCATTTGAACGGTTGGTAAAAAGAATGGATAACGTGACCGAAGAACGGATGGGGATTCCCATCCGTATTAATGGTGTTTTTTATCAAGCACTCGAATCTCACTTTATCCCTGAATTGGGTCCGATAAGTGGTGATGGGGTGAGTTATGTTATTTTTTCGTCAACCTATCAACCTGACCGTAAGGATACTGTTGAAATTGATGGGAAAACTTACCAAATTACTCGATATCAAAAGTTTAATGGTAAACCCCATATTTGGATTAAATAGGTGGGTGATATGAAAGGATTAGAGCAAGCCATTAAAAACCTGAATAGCATTAATGATGAAATGGTACCGAAAGCAACGGCAATGGCGATCAACCGTGTTGCTCGCCGTGTCATTAGCCATAGTGTTAAACGGGTTTCAGCTGAAACCAAAGTGCCTCAACGCCTGATCCGTCAACGTGTTCGACTTAGTCGAGCGAGCAGTCGCTATAAAACGCCTCGTGCTAGATTAGTGATAAACCGGGGTAATTTACCCGCTATTGCTTTGGGTAGTGCTCGCGTTCAACTATCAAGAAAACGAGGTAATCAGAAAGGAGCAGGGAGTGTGTTGAAAGTGGGCAAATTTTCTTTTCCTAATGCCTTTATTCAACAGCTTGATAATGGGCGCTGGCATATTCTTCAGCGCGTTGGGAAAAGTCGTTATCCCATCGAAGTAGTTAAAATTCCGCTCGTCACACCGTTAACAACGGCTTACACCGAAGAGTCAGAGAAGCTTATTGAATCTGATATGCCTAAAGAAATGGCATCGGCATTAAAGCAACAATTACGGCTTTATATAAAAGGGAGGGGTTAGTGATCAAGCACACGCAGATCCGGCACGCAATTAAAGAGGCAATTGAGCCTCATGCCAATGGGGCGACAGTATTTGATGGTCGCCCTTTTTTTGTGGATGAAAACGACTTCCCAGCGATTGCTGTGTATATCACCGATGCTACCTCAACAGGTGAAAACCTCGATGAAGATAGCTGGCAAGCGATTGTTCACATAGAAGTTTTTCTCAGTGCGAATAGCCCTGATGCTGAATTAGATAAATGGGTTGAAGCTGTGATTTATCCCGCACTGACCTCCATTCCCGCACTGTCCGATCTTATCGAAAATATGACCCCTAATGGCTACGACTACCATCGTGATGAAGAAATGGGGTTATGGGGTTCAGTCGATCTCAATTATCAAATTAGTTACTCAATGTAAAAGGAATCATTATGCCTACACCAAACCCATTGGCACCCGTAAAAGGTGCTGGTACCACGCTTTGGATTTATAGCGGTACCGAAGATCCATTAAAAGCGCCGTTTGATGATACAGATTGGACGCGACTGGCGAAAATTAAAGAGTTACAGCCGGGTGAAATTACCGCAGACAGTTATGACGATACCTATCTTGACGATGAAGATGCAGATTGGAAAGCGACTGCTCAGGGGGAAAAATCAGCAGGTGAAGCCAATATTACGCTGGCATGGAAGCCGGGTGAGCAAGGACAAAAAGATCTGGTTGATTGGTTCCAACTGGGTGATGTTCGTCACTATCGCATTCGTTATCCGAATGGGGCGGTTGATATTTATCGTGGCTGGGTTAGTTCGCTTGGAAAAACAGTGCCCGCAAAAGAAGTAATTACCCGCACGATTAAGATCACTAATAGTGGTCGTCCAGCTCTTGCTGAAGAAATTAAATCAGCGTCAGAGCAAGGAAAAAGTGCGCCCGTTATTAAAAAAGACAATGAATAAAAGGTAACAGTATGTTTTTAAAGAAAAAAGAGTTTGCTTATGGTGGTAATTCTGTTGCGTTATATGAATTATCAGCACTACAACGCATTGAATACTTTGATTTTTTAGTCGAGCAAGCAGAAAAAAATGACGATATTGAAAAAGTGGAAGGCGTTAAAAAAACCGCCCTGATTATTCGTGCAAACACAGAATCGAATGCCTGGTTAGTGTCTCGTTCATTAGCGCACGGTGGATCAGATGATGTTGAACAAATTTATAATGATGTTCTTTCTACATGGAATCCTGAAGCACTCGGTCTCGCAGCTAAAGAGGTGTTGGTGATTAGCGGAATGGCGCAAACTGAAAACACGGAAAATGAAAATATTCACAGTGATGCACAGGAAGAGTCACTGGAAAAGTAGTCGCCCGTGAACATCAATTTATCCTGCGTTTGTCACATGAATTTAAACGTGCTGATTGGCGCAGGATGCTCAGCGAAATGACAGCGACTGAACTCGCTGATTGGTTACACTTCTTTAATGAAACTCCCTTCACCCTCCAACTCATTGATCATGCTTTTTCTGGACTTAACTTCACTGTCGCCAGTGTTTTTGGTGGCAGTGATAATTTATCGCCAGAGGATTTTAGCGTGTTGTTACGAAAACCCGCTGTTGATATGGACGATGAAACCATGATGGCGGTCAGTGAAGGGATAGCGGGCGGAGTACGATATGAGCCAACAAATAGCCGATCTCACGATTAACTTAGGCGCTGAGACAGCAGATTTCAGCCAGCAAATGGGGCGTGTTGAACGTCAACTGCAAGAAACCGCAGAAAAAGCAGAAGCCAGTCAACGACGCATGGCTCAACTGGTTGAACAGCAAGCGCAATCTGCTCGCAGTTCTGCAGAGAGTACTGCGCAATCTCTTCAAGAACTTAACAATCAACAAGAAATTTCTCAGCAACAACGAGCGGATTATTATCAGCGGATCGCACAGGAAGAAGCGCGTGCAGCTATTGAATCACGCAAACAAGCCGATGCTTTTTTAGAGCAAGCTCAAAGTGTTGGGCAAACGAGAAATGCACTCGAACAACTCACTGAGGTTTTAAATAAATCAACAAAGGCTTATGACAAGCTCAAAATTACAGGTGAGCAGTTTGCCGAAATTCAGAATGTCACTAAATCAAGAATAAGGGCAATACAAGATCAGCAAGACGCGAATACTGAGAGATATTATAAACAAATTGAAGCCGTTAAAGGCCTATCCGGCAGTGAATCGGCGTTAAGAGCGATTCAGGCTCAGTTAAACCAAGAAGTGAAAAAAGGCACTATCCATCAGCGCGATTATCAGGTGCTTATTTCTGCTATTACTTCAGAGTCAATGAAGTTACGCCGAGAAGAAGAGTCTCTAACACAACAAAAAACACGGTTTATTCAGCGACTAAAAGAACAGGTTGCCACTCAAAATTTAAGTCGTGAACAGATGTTGCGTTATCAAGCTTCTCAACTTGGCGTCAGTTCTTCAGCCGAGATCTATATTCGTCGATTATCTGAATCGAACAAAGAAACTAAAGAGTTTGATAAAAACAGCAAGTCATTATCTGGTCGTCTTCAAGGTATTGCCAACTCCTTTAATATGGGCTCACTGGTTCGTGGTGGTATTTGGGGAGGAATTACTGCCGGTCTAACGGGCGTTGCCAAATTAGCTTATGATGCAGAAAGAGAGTTTTCTCAATTTAATAAGCAGTTGATCTTAACAGGTAACTACGCAAATAAATCCGCGAGCCAATTAAATGAAATGGCACGGACACTGGCTGGTGGCGGTATTACGCGTGGTGAAATGGCATCATCCATTTCGAGTGTTGTCGGTACAGGCGTATTTTCAAATAATGAGATTTCCCGTGTTTCAAAAGCGGCCGCACAGATGAATTACATCACAGGGCAGGCGATTGATACCACGATTGATCAGTTTAAACGCCTGCAGGATGAACCGCTTCAAATGTCGCTTGAATTGGAAAAGTCTAATCATCATTTGACTGCGGCTCAATTAGAGCAAATTCGAACGTTAGAGTTACAAGGTAATAAAACGGAAGCAGCTAAATTGGCGATTGATGCTTATGCGCAAGCTATAAATGATGGCGCCATTGAGATCCCCAACAAGTTGGAGGGAATAGAATTAGCCTGGTTCAATATTAAAAAAGCAACAAATGACGCCAAAGATGCCGCATTGAATTATTACCGAACAAGAACATTAAAGGATGAAATCCGTGAGCATGAAGAAATGCTGGTTAATTTTCAGATAAACCCATTTACTGAAAAACTGCATTATGACAAAACAGGTCAAACAATTGATGATGTTAAGGCTCATTTAAAAGAATTGAAAGATCAGGCAGCTGATATAGACCTAAAAAATGCCCAAGCCCAAGCAGAAAAAGACAATGAGCAGTTTAAAGTTAACCAAATTAAAACTCAGGAAAAGTGGAGGAGTTACTTTAGTTGGGAGACTCAAAGGTTACAAAAATTAGCGGAATTAGAAAAAGAAAAACATGCACTAACACAAGAACAGTATGAAGAAGCTAAGGCGATGATTAATTTTCGTTTAAGAGATCGCCAAATGCCGGGTACAGGGAAAGGTAAGGGATACGTTGTGCCAGCTGGTGTTCGTGAA
It includes:
- a CDS encoding ClpP-like prohead protease/major capsid protein fusion protein; the protein is MLNNKNLITMPKMSGPVTQKNWFRMQAKEDQTADIYIYDEIGGWGISARRFTEDLLSLGNLSHINLHIHSPGGEVFDGIAIYNQLKNHSATITVYIDGLAASMASVIAMVGDTVIMPKNAMMMIHKPWGVSWGDANDMREYADLLDKLENVLIPAYVAKTGKTTEEITAMLEQETWLDGDECVEHGFADKVIEPVKAMASLTSKRIEEFSSMPSEIKNQITPKNTTTSIQQPITAPAPAPAPEPQPSATYTDEQTRLNGIKDLFAMFGGRHNDLMITCLADASCSVEKAREQLLNTVAKQQNPEPSNKGNAHIYAGNGNIVGDSVRASVMARAGYQDYEKDNAFNSMTLRELARASLTERGVGVATYNPMQMIGMAFTHSTSDFGNILLDVANKAILLGWEENEETFEKWTKKGQLSDFKTAHRVGLGAFPSLRQVREGAEYKYVTLDDKGETIALATYGELFSITRQAIINDDMNMLTDVPMKFGRAAKATVGDLVYAVLIDNEKMSDKKALFSADHKNMITGGMDVETISAGRTAMRQQKEGERSLNIRPAFMLVPTTLETQATQVVKSGSVKGADVNANIINPVRDLAEIIAEPRLDDASEKDWYMASRQGSDTIEVAYLNGIDVPYIDQLEGFTSDGVTTKVRIDAGVAPVDYRGLLKVTGK
- a CDS encoding phage tail protein gives rise to the protein MKGLEQAIKNLNSINDEMVPKATAMAINRVARRVISHSVKRVSAETKVPQRLIRQRVRLSRASSRYKTPRARLVINRGNLPAIALGSARVQLSRKRGNQKGAGSVLKVGKFSFPNAFIQQLDNGRWHILQRVGKSRYPIEVVKIPLVTPLTTAYTEESEKLIESDMPKEMASALKQQLRLYIKGRG
- the gpU gene encoding phage tail terminator protein, whose amino-acid sequence is MKHTQIRHAIKEAIEPHANGATVFDGRPFFVDENDFPAIAVYITDATSTGENLDEDSWQAIVHIEVFLSANSPDAELDKWVEAVIYPALTSIPALSDLIENMTPNGYDYHRDEEMGLWGSVDLNYQISYSM
- a CDS encoding ATP-binding protein, which translates into the protein MNSFERLVKRMDNVTEERMGIPIRINGVFYQALESHFIPELGPISGDGVSYVIFSSTYQPDRKDTVEIDGKTYQITRYQKFNGKPHIWIK
- a CDS encoding phage tail tape measure protein, with translation MSQQIADLTINLGAETADFSQQMGRVERQLQETAEKAEASQRRMAQLVEQQAQSARSSAESTAQSLQELNNQQEISQQQRADYYQRIAQEEARAAIESRKQADAFLEQAQSVGQTRNALEQLTEVLNKSTKAYDKLKITGEQFAEIQNVTKSRIRAIQDQQDANTERYYKQIEAVKGLSGSESALRAIQAQLNQEVKKGTIHQRDYQVLISAITSESMKLRREEESLTQQKTRFIQRLKEQVATQNLSREQMLRYQASQLGVSSSAEIYIRRLSESNKETKEFDKNSKSLSGRLQGIANSFNMGSLVRGGIWGGITAGLTGVAKLAYDAEREFSQFNKQLILTGNYANKSASQLNEMARTLAGGGITRGEMASSISSVVGTGVFSNNEISRVSKAAAQMNYITGQAIDTTIDQFKRLQDEPLQMSLELEKSNHHLTAAQLEQIRTLELQGNKTEAAKLAIDAYAQAINDGAIEIPNKLEGIELAWFNIKKATNDAKDAALNYYRTRTLKDEIREHEEMLVNFQINPFTEKLHYDKTGQTIDDVKAHLKELKDQAADIDLKNAQAQAEKDNEQFKVNQIKTQEKWRSYFSWETQRLQKLAELEKEKHALTQEQYEEAKAMINFRLRDRQMPGTGKGKGYVVPAGVREEEKASRDLLALQAQLKILEDHKGANDVISQQRKDFQKEQAQFAILEQAQLTRRLDNVEKSLLANKESILIQKEALAIEGDKVALQERLNKMQDQADKYIAQQSEKRKAIEESMGKSAREQQRYLERAQLLAGQKENPQLNNMLAEQQKTYEVEDQKRADWLAGAQTAWGNYKDTALDVNSQVQNATSMTLNGFSSQLTNVLFEGEANFKDFTKSILKMLTDILIKMSLVKGIEAMGFGFGAPVANADGGVYNSASLSAYSGQIVHKPTMFAFAKGAGLMGEAGPEGIFPLRRGADGKLGVIAKMPNQGVGVTQINHITIQNDGSNGQIGPEALKKIYEISKRGAQDYIMSQRRDGGAM
- the gpG gene encoding phage tail assembly chaperone G, translating into MFLKKKEFAYGGNSVALYELSALQRIEYFDFLVEQAEKNDDIEKVEGVKKTALIIRANTESNAWLVSRSLAHGGSDDVEQIYNDVLSTWNPEALGLAAKEVLVISGMAQTENTENENIHSDAQEESLEK
- a CDS encoding DUF2190 family protein, translated to MAKNYVQQGGTIAVINSTKEIIKSGQLVHVGTIACVAITDIHPSEKGDGFSEGVFLLNKKAGIALKAGTTASVKDNIVVDTGGTPAGVVWDDADASSENVTVKLNVFAPAGTP
- a CDS encoding phage tail assembly protein T — protein: MLSEMTATELADWLHFFNETPFTLQLIDHAFSGLNFTVASVFGGSDNLSPEDFSVLLRKPAVDMDDETMMAVSEGIAGGVRYEPTNSRSHD